The genomic interval tataaaataaataaattaaataaataaattaaatcaataaattaaccggtccggtccaaccggttcaccggttgaaccggctgGTCCGGTTCTTTTGTAGTTTATATCACTAACCGGACCGGTTTACcgaccggtccggtccggtttttaaatcattgcaaaaaataataaaaatattttttttaattaatcataacTTTAGGAAATGAAATATCTAATTAGTTTACACACACTACCaattacaagaaaaatatttatatatcactatcctaattaatttttttttttttttgacacagGACGATGAACGTCACGGTCCCCCCACTGAGAGAAGTCAAGGACAGGCGCCAGAGCATCGCTCCACAGCACCCTCACCCAAGCACAAAGCATCGCGTGGAGCAAGGCTCGAACACGCAACCTTCATAAAACTCTTGGGGACCCGGTACCACTAGGTCATTAGGCTGGTGGTCTATCCTAATTAATTAgctaaaagttttaaaaatgaacTTCATTGTAGACTCACGCCAACCAATTATCTCAcaagttaaaacaaaatttttatatatatatatattatttatttatttattcgctATTTAGCATATACATAAAATTTTCCTTTCCTTAAAAATTCCCTACATaccatttataaatattaattaaaaaaaactcatggcTTGATAGGTTTGCAAAATAGGAACAAAagtatcattttttattttaaattatatagtttctcaacctaacaaaaaaaaattttaaaggtgttaattatttttcatttagcaGAGATAAGATaatcaattcaaataaaaattagtcatattacataaaaaaaaaaataattgatttttgtgattttgattttttttttattttttccaaattttaaaaagatttataatgagttataataataatgataataataataataatatatatatatgccatatATCAcagtttttaaatgaaataatgattTTCTCCGTACCAAAGATGttaacattattaattttttctttttgttgttagcTTGAGAAACCACATAAtttaaaaacgaaaaaaatatatatatataaattatataaattaattaaatcttaaaaaaaaaaaaaatatgtaaatcatTGCTTCCATACCTACCATGTGAAAATAAAACTGATACTGAGATTGCACATGAATTGGTCTGAAATTGAAGACTtacaaatatctaaaataaaatagtggTTTGAAATTgagcatttttcatcttttggcaAAGTATGTCCATTGTGCTGAAGTAATTCCCACTGTGCTTAGAAAACATCTTTTTACCATTACCATTGATGGTATAACAATACATACTCCATCAAATTAAACATGCATCATTTCAAACTTCTAAATCTtgctatatatattgttttcctCAGTAaactcatctttttttttttttgccggAGATTAATGTACAATTTGCTCACCCTAAAAGTATTATTTGGATTCAATTTTTGGTGAttgttttcaaaacattgattAACCAAAAAtgaagttttaaaattattgaaggAATGATGGTTGATATGATGATGATATCTTATATAACtgtcatttatttattgagaaaataatttatgtaattaaataaaattagaaatggtatcaaataaattatgttttatttattttatctatttttaatatataaattcatttattttctagtttaatTTTAGGTTTTCTCAAAATTCCAgttctatttgtttatttttattttatttttaattttggcgCCCggattaaaattttcaaattctaaataacaaaaataaaatacaatatcaCCTATGGTGAAGGATGGCAATATCCCTTATTAATTTTACCCAATTAAATTTATTTGCATGCCCAATCATaattatgactttttttttacaaagattATGAACGTAACCTCTTAAGAGAtatcaaaaaacaaacaaatatgatGGTGCCAGATGACTTAATGatcatctaaaaatttattagttcGATCAGATGATGATTAGAGTTTTACCATATACACACCCAAAAGATATTTCAAGacacaaatcaattcaataaatttcttatcaTGTAATTCTGGAAGAAATAGAAACAATAACCTTCTACAAAATATcgataaacaataaataaacattagtatcataatgtttatataatatttattatgatcAAGAGATTTGATCATGAGTCTGTTTATTACCGTTTTTGTAACAATTTTTCTCCACCAAGGATTTGTTGTTATAAGTTATAACCCGGGCTTATTTATtcatattgaaatatatatatatatatatattataaattggaATAACACGTGGCAAAAGTTTAAAAGTCGGTGATCACGCCAAAGATCCCCATCCCATACCACGGTTCATTAATGCTCATTAATTAAccgtcacacacacacactctctctgtCTCAACTTTATATCAGCATTCTATTTACTGACAAAGACaaccttgaaaaaaaataaagataaggataAAAACAAGGCCCTTTtccatctccttttttttttattttttcacaaataaataaatatatatatatatatatatatatatataattcacgAACCTATACCTatcattaacaataaaaaattgaaagagaccAAAATGATGCAGTAACAAGCAATAATATACTGTAAACTTATAAGCAACTTGTCATCAGAAAAACTTTTTATTGGTTTTGGTAAAACATCACTGTCTGTAATTTCTCTATCACTCACTCATAATCTCCAACCAACCAATAGCACCAAAACCGATGTATCAAAATTAAAAGCATATATGAGACCCAACTCCCTTCTTGctctttcattcatttattaaacAAACCTACCACCTCCTTCCAACTCTTCCATTAATTCTCTTTATCTTTAAACATAGATAgatacacaaatcataacaaaaacaaaaaaagaagaagaaaaaaaaagaaatagaagagcATGACTTCCATCAAGCTCTCCTACACAAAGCTAAGCAAGTCCTATGAAAGTtcagaacaagaagaagatgatcaagtaaacaacaaaaataaagaagaagaagaagaagaagaagaagaagagagggtaGTGAAGAggagtagtagtagtagtagtagtagtagtagtaggaTCAGGTGGCTGAGGCTGAGAAGTAGTGGCAATGCAAAGAGGTTTTGGAGAAGGCCAAGAGTGAGGATTGCAAGGCTGAGGAGAGTGTTG from Dioscorea cayenensis subsp. rotundata cultivar TDr96_F1 chromosome 7, TDr96_F1_v2_PseudoChromosome.rev07_lg8_w22 25.fasta, whole genome shotgun sequence carries:
- the LOC120265582 gene encoding uncharacterized protein LOC120265582 — translated: MTSIKLSYTKLSKSYESSEQEEDDQVNNKNKEEEEEEEEEERVVKRSSSSSSSSSSRIRWLRLRSSGNAKRFWRRPRVRIARLRRVLKRKVKVVRNAVDKVITRLKQGKPFFGELFAGNYMFMQVSPSPTILMPLTNKSMDKLKVIKLNNGRVHLSLQ